The following proteins come from a genomic window of Campylobacter concisus:
- a CDS encoding flagellin, translating to MKLGTYTANQASGNYYLDQAKNSEKKALNAISANSEIKASGANLQIAESLLSQTNVLNEGLANANDMIGMLQIADSTLLNLSKSTDRIGELSSKLTNPTLSANEQKGIKGEINALRSAMSDSVKEAKFNGKNVFDAELGFFAGESTKSINLGTNALLNVKDDGSNADEILKNINSLRSEIGSTQNAVFRGINALAARSVANANSIENLDSSDIAKSLEENLQANLKLHAVSLAKAHDTTSLVAKLDKLLAE from the coding sequence ATGAAGTTAGGAACTTATACTGCAAACCAGGCTTCAGGAAACTATTATTTAGATCAAGCAAAAAATAGCGAGAAGAAAGCGCTAAATGCTATCTCTGCAAACAGCGAGATCAAAGCTTCAGGTGCAAATTTGCAAATCGCAGAGAGTTTGCTATCACAAACAAATGTCTTGAACGAAGGTTTGGCAAATGCAAACGACATGATCGGTATGCTTCAAATCGCTGATTCAACGCTTTTAAATTTAAGTAAAAGTACGGATAGAATAGGCGAGCTTTCAAGTAAGCTTACAAATCCTACTCTCTCAGCAAATGAACAAAAAGGCATAAAGGGCGAAATCAATGCACTAAGAAGTGCTATGAGTGATAGTGTAAAAGAAGCTAAATTTAACGGCAAAAACGTATTTGATGCTGAGCTTGGATTTTTCGCAGGTGAGAGTACAAAAAGTATAAATTTAGGTACAAACGCGCTTCTAAATGTAAAAGATGACGGCTCAAATGCAGATGAAATTTTAAAAAATATAAATTCGCTTCGTTCAGAGATCGGATCAACACAAAATGCTGTATTTAGGGGCATAAACGCTCTAGCAGCAAGAAGTGTGGCAAATGCTAATAGTATAGAGAATCTTGATAGTAGCGATATAGCAAAGAGCTTGGAAGAAAATTTACAAGCAAATTTAAAGCTACATGCTGTATCTTTGGCTAAAGCTCACGATACTACGAGTTTGGTCGCAAAACTAGATAAACTTCTAGCTGAATAA
- a CDS encoding tetratricopeptide repeat protein, with protein MKKVILILFCILFSWGKNLDTTKLENECALNNVESCTDLIYIYLDRNERDKMSAMANKACELGSPHSCLFLGNIYLQKDTLAQEKEEGLRLYNKACELKNAFACYTLALIYETGDAGVLQDKNRAKNYCKKACELDLEEACSMLKNF; from the coding sequence ATGAAAAAGGTAATTCTAATTTTATTTTGTATTCTATTTTCTTGGGGTAAAAATTTAGATACCACCAAGCTTGAAAATGAATGCGCTTTAAATAACGTAGAAAGCTGCACCGATCTTATATATATCTACCTTGATAGAAATGAGCGCGATAAAATGTCAGCTATGGCAAACAAGGCCTGCGAGCTAGGCAGTCCGCACAGTTGTCTATTTCTAGGAAATATATATCTACAAAAAGACACTCTAGCACAGGAGAAAGAAGAAGGACTTAGACTTTATAATAAGGCTTGCGAACTAAAAAATGCATTTGCCTGCTATACTCTTGCACTCATCTATGAAACTGGAGATGCTGGTGTGTTGCAAGATAAAAATAGAGCAAAAAACTACTGCAAAAAAGCCTGTGAGCTTGATTTGGAAGAAGCATGCAGTATGCTTAAAAATTTTTAA
- a CDS encoding LysE family translocator yields the protein MNFFLFFITIFPISMMPGINMTYAMSVGMSLGYKHSFFVMAGQLLALAFVSFCCMLGVGAVLHHFEYAFKALNIIAGLYMLYLGAMLFFGKGELSITKVSNSPSKKQMFLNGLIVSVSNPKAWIFFSALLPTFLDKDDPFSITRMCVITASLIFVEFLALNIYALGGAMLKKFLQTHLRLLEICTAIIVCTIGILLLFR from the coding sequence ATGAATTTCTTTCTATTTTTTATCACTATTTTTCCTATCTCTATGATGCCAGGTATAAACATGACTTATGCAATGAGCGTTGGCATGAGCCTTGGATACAAGCACTCGTTTTTTGTAATGGCTGGGCAGCTTTTAGCACTTGCATTTGTCTCGTTTTGTTGTATGCTTGGCGTGGGCGCAGTGCTACATCACTTTGAGTACGCATTTAAGGCGCTAAACATCATCGCAGGCCTATATATGCTCTATCTTGGCGCGATGCTCTTTTTTGGCAAGGGCGAGCTTAGCATCACAAAGGTCTCAAATTCGCCAAGCAAAAAGCAGATGTTTTTAAATGGCCTCATCGTTAGCGTCTCAAACCCAAAGGCGTGGATATTTTTCTCAGCCTTGTTGCCTACATTTTTAGACAAAGATGATCCATTTAGCATAACTCGCATGTGCGTTATCACCGCCTCACTCATCTTTGTCGAGTTTTTGGCGCTAAATATCTACGCGCTTGGCGGAGCTATGCTAAAGAAATTTCTACAAACGCACCTAAGGCTACTTGAAATTTGCACCGCCATTATCGTCTGCACGATCGGCATACTTTTACTTTTTAGATAA
- the rpoD gene encoding RNA polymerase sigma factor RpoD — protein MSAAKDSFSQIEELFAENAKGFLTYEKLVKLLDKAPTATIVKKIEQLAKTNKVQLITSAEAAKLRNLADAKKRQENAQKSDQDIDEDLDLSGESDLLEWSRSDSPVRMYLREMGQIALLTKDEEVEISKRIELGEDIIIDAFCSVPFLIDFILDYKEPLINRERRVKELFKSFEDESENEENEDSEDDIDEEDEENEENEAPKKSAKNDKRAEKVIESFKALEKAKKEWLKTANKQDKVESDDTASKMALAFKKKILKEKLMDLGPTSKLISEIVKSMETALKSDDEFDRELKRLEYRLPMFSDELKKNHKSILKDIIKLSKEEIAARVPEATMVSTYVEIKKLFTTKEASKQGFDLEPTRLKEILEQIKRGKKISDEAKARMAKSNLRLVVSIAKRYTNRGLPFLDLIQEGNIGLMKAVDKFEYRKGYKFSTYATWWIRQAISRAIADQARTIRIPIHMIETINRINKINRKYLQEEGKEPDVSVIAKEVGLSVDKVKQVIKITKEPISLEAPIANEEDGKFGDFVEDKSSLSPIDQILKSDLREQIDDVLSQLNEREKAVISMRFGLLEDESDRTLEEIGKALNVTRERVRQIEISAIKKLKHPKVGRKLKNYIEG, from the coding sequence ATGAGCGCCGCAAAAGACTCTTTTTCTCAGATAGAAGAGCTTTTCGCTGAAAATGCAAAAGGCTTTTTGACATACGAAAAATTAGTAAAATTATTAGACAAAGCTCCGACTGCTACGATAGTAAAAAAGATAGAACAACTAGCAAAAACGAATAAAGTCCAGCTCATCACATCTGCTGAGGCTGCAAAGCTTAGAAATTTAGCCGATGCTAAAAAACGCCAAGAAAATGCTCAAAAAAGTGATCAAGATATCGACGAAGACCTCGATCTTTCAGGCGAAAGTGACCTTTTAGAGTGGTCAAGATCTGATAGTCCAGTAAGGATGTATCTAAGAGAGATGGGTCAGATCGCACTTCTTACAAAAGATGAAGAGGTAGAGATCAGCAAAAGAATCGAGCTTGGCGAAGATATCATTATCGATGCATTTTGTTCAGTGCCATTTTTGATAGATTTCATACTTGATTACAAAGAGCCACTTATAAACAGAGAACGCCGTGTAAAAGAGCTTTTTAAGAGCTTTGAAGACGAGAGCGAAAACGAAGAAAATGAAGATAGTGAAGACGATATAGACGAGGAAGATGAAGAGAATGAAGAGAACGAAGCTCCTAAAAAATCAGCCAAAAACGACAAACGTGCTGAAAAGGTCATAGAGAGCTTTAAAGCCCTTGAAAAAGCTAAAAAAGAGTGGCTAAAAACTGCAAACAAGCAAGATAAGGTAGAAAGTGACGACACAGCTTCAAAAATGGCTCTTGCATTTAAAAAGAAAATTTTAAAAGAGAAGTTGATGGATCTTGGGCCAACAAGTAAGCTAATCAGCGAAATCGTAAAATCAATGGAAACAGCTCTAAAAAGCGACGATGAATTTGATAGAGAATTAAAACGCTTAGAGTATCGCTTGCCAATGTTTAGTGATGAACTTAAGAAAAATCACAAAAGCATACTAAAAGATATCATCAAGCTTAGTAAGGAAGAAATCGCGGCTCGAGTACCAGAAGCTACAATGGTCTCAACTTATGTCGAGATCAAAAAGCTATTTACTACAAAAGAGGCAAGCAAGCAAGGCTTTGATCTTGAGCCAACAAGGCTAAAAGAAATTCTAGAGCAGATCAAACGTGGAAAGAAAATTTCTGACGAGGCAAAAGCTAGAATGGCTAAGTCAAATCTCCGTCTAGTTGTAAGTATCGCGAAACGCTATACAAACAGGGGCTTGCCATTTTTAGATCTCATCCAAGAGGGCAACATTGGCCTTATGAAGGCGGTTGATAAATTTGAATATAGAAAAGGCTATAAATTTTCAACCTACGCCACATGGTGGATCCGCCAGGCTATTTCGCGTGCGATCGCCGATCAGGCAAGGACGATTAGGATACCTATCCATATGATAGAGACGATAAATCGTATCAACAAAATAAACCGCAAATACCTCCAAGAAGAGGGAAAAGAGCCTGATGTGAGCGTTATCGCAAAAGAGGTTGGACTAAGCGTTGATAAGGTAAAGCAAGTCATCAAAATAACAAAAGAGCCTATCAGCCTCGAAGCCCCTATCGCAAACGAAGAAGACGGTAAATTTGGAGATTTTGTTGAGGATAAAAGCTCACTTTCTCCAATTGATCAAATTTTAAAAAGTGACCTTAGAGAGCAGATAGATGACGTACTTTCACAGCTAAATGAGCGTGAAAAAGCGGTTATTTCGATGAGATTTGGCTTGCTTGAAGATGAGAGCGACCGCACACTTGAAGAGATCGGCAAGGCCCTAAATGTCACTCGTGAGCGCGTCCGCCAGATAGAAATCTCAGCTATCAAAAAACTAAAACACCCAAAAGTCGGTAGAAAACTTAAAAACTACATTGAGGGCTAA
- a CDS encoding type II asparaginase, producing the protein MILGATLAVAKPTIYILATGGTIAGSGSGSLDSSYTSGTVTVDKLIAAVPDINKIATIKGEQISNIGSQDMNNEVWLKLANRINELLNSGKADGIVVTHGTDTMEETAYFLNLVVKSDKPVVLVGAMRNSGSLSADGPLNLFNAVNVAISKDSVGKGVVVTMNDEIHAAREVTKTNTTGVDTFKSPNSGKIGTVFYGNVKYYMNPIRKHTAKSAFDLEGVKELPRVDIIYSHANDNPDFVNIAVKNGAKGIVSAGLGNGNPYFSVLDALGEASKAGVVVVRDSRVGSGETTMNGEVDDAKYGFLTSDNLNAQKARVLLMLALTKTSNKAKIQEFFLTH; encoded by the coding sequence ATGATTTTAGGTGCTACTTTAGCGGTTGCAAAGCCAACCATCTACATACTAGCTACTGGTGGAACGATAGCAGGAAGCGGCTCAGGATCGCTTGACTCTAGCTATACTTCTGGAACTGTTACGGTCGATAAACTTATCGCAGCCGTGCCAGATATAAACAAGATCGCTACCATAAAAGGCGAGCAAATTTCAAATATCGGCTCACAAGATATGAACAACGAAGTTTGGCTTAAGCTTGCTAATAGAATAAATGAGCTTCTAAATAGCGGCAAAGCCGATGGTATCGTCGTTACTCACGGCACAGACACTATGGAGGAGACAGCTTACTTTCTAAATTTAGTCGTCAAAAGCGACAAACCGGTTGTCCTTGTAGGTGCGATGAGAAATAGCGGCTCACTAAGCGCAGACGGCCCATTAAATTTATTTAACGCTGTAAACGTTGCTATCAGCAAAGATAGCGTAGGAAAAGGCGTTGTAGTTACGATGAATGACGAAATTCACGCTGCAAGAGAGGTGACAAAGACCAACACAACAGGTGTTGATACATTTAAATCACCAAATAGCGGCAAAATCGGCACAGTCTTTTATGGCAACGTAAAATACTATATGAATCCGATCAGAAAACACACAGCAAAATCAGCATTTGACCTAGAGGGTGTAAAAGAACTTCCAAGAGTCGACATCATCTACTCTCATGCAAATGACAATCCTGACTTTGTAAACATAGCTGTCAAAAACGGCGCAAAAGGTATCGTTAGCGCTGGTCTAGGCAACGGCAACCCTTACTTTAGCGTGCTAGACGCACTTGGTGAGGCTTCAAAAGCCGGTGTAGTAGTAGTTCGTGACTCACGTGTAGGAAGCGGCGAGACAACTATGAACGGCGAAGTTGATGACGCAAAATACGGCTTTTTAACAAGCGATAACTTAAATGCTCAAAAAGCTAGAGTGCTTTTAATGCTTGCTCTTACAAAAACAAGCAATAAAGCAAAAATTCAAGAGTTTTTCTTGACTCACTAA
- the hisD gene encoding histidinol dehydrogenase, with amino-acid sequence MKFLHSSDADFESKFSQLVRRSDNDMSAVMPVVAGIIDEIRKDGDSALFAQITKFDKFSVTGKNDIIIDVKEMEAAYNSLDNALRVALNLAHDRIKSYHERTKPSDWTYKDEHDILLGAKYTPVDRAGLYIPGGKAAYPSSLLMNAVPAIVAGVKEIVVCTPAPNGNVNPLLLAAMHLCGIKTAFKVGGASAIAAMAYGTETVPKVDVITGPGNIYVATAKKLVYGDVNIDMIAGPSEIGVIADDSADPRHIAIDLLSQAEHDEIASAFLITPVEAFARAVQRHIEDELKTLKREPIASASIRNKAAIIVAKDLKECFALMNELAVEHLEIATNDALSYIDDVTHAGAIFFGHFTPEAMGDYIAGPNHTLPTGGSARFYSPLGVENFMKRSSIISVSRKGIMHLGKSCMQLAEAEGLTAHKKSVAVRLEE; translated from the coding sequence ATGAAGTTTTTACACAGCAGCGACGCTGACTTTGAGAGTAAATTTTCGCAGCTTGTTAGACGAAGTGATAATGATATGAGCGCTGTAATGCCAGTGGTTGCGGGCATAATAGACGAGATAAGAAAAGATGGCGATAGTGCACTTTTTGCCCAGATAACAAAATTTGATAAATTTAGCGTCACAGGCAAAAACGACATAATAATCGACGTAAAAGAGATGGAAGCGGCCTATAACTCTCTAGATAACGCCCTAAGAGTAGCTTTAAATTTAGCTCACGATAGGATAAAAAGCTATCATGAGCGCACAAAGCCAAGTGACTGGACCTACAAAGATGAGCACGACATATTACTTGGGGCAAAATACACTCCGGTTGATCGTGCCGGCCTTTACATCCCTGGCGGTAAGGCAGCATATCCTAGCTCACTTCTTATGAACGCTGTGCCTGCTATCGTGGCTGGCGTAAAAGAGATTGTGGTTTGTACACCTGCACCAAATGGCAATGTAAATCCTTTGCTTCTTGCGGCAATGCATCTTTGTGGCATAAAGACAGCCTTTAAAGTAGGCGGTGCAAGTGCGATCGCAGCGATGGCATATGGAACCGAAACGGTGCCAAAAGTTGATGTCATCACAGGACCTGGCAATATCTACGTAGCGACTGCTAAAAAGCTAGTTTATGGCGACGTAAATATCGATATGATAGCTGGTCCAAGCGAGATAGGCGTGATCGCTGATGATAGCGCTGATCCTCGCCACATAGCGATCGATCTACTCTCACAAGCCGAGCACGACGAGATAGCAAGCGCCTTTTTGATAACACCGGTAGAGGCTTTTGCAAGAGCGGTGCAAAGACACATTGAAGATGAGCTAAAGACACTAAAACGTGAACCAATCGCAAGTGCAAGCATAAGAAATAAAGCTGCAATAATAGTGGCAAAAGATTTAAAAGAGTGTTTTGCTCTCATGAATGAGCTTGCTGTTGAGCACCTAGAGATCGCTACAAACGATGCTTTAAGTTATATTGATGATGTGACTCATGCGGGCGCTATATTTTTTGGACACTTTACGCCTGAAGCGATGGGGGATTATATCGCTGGACCAAATCACACATTGCCAACTGGAGGAAGTGCGAGATTTTATTCACCGCTTGGAGTTGAAAATTTCATGAAGCGAAGTTCGATCATTTCAGTAAGTAGAAAAGGTATCATGCATCTTGGCAAATCGTGCATGCAGCTAGCTGAAGCTGAGGGGCTAACCGCTCATAAAAAATCAGTCGCAGTGAGGCTAGAAGAGTAA
- the flgG gene encoding flagellar basal-body rod protein FlgG, translating to MMRSLYTAATGMIAQQTQIDVTSHNIANVNTYGYKKNRAEFADLMYQVMEYAGTATSQTTTSPTGIEVGLGVRPTAINKIFSQGYFKETSNNLDMVIAGNGFFQIQLPDGTTAYTRNGAFKLDANGTIVNSDGYQLIPQITVPANATQISIGTDGTVSVLQAGEREMAQIGQIELANFINPAGLHSMGDNNYLETSASGNVVVGVAGLDGLGTIRQGFVEMSNVQLVEEMTDLITGQRAYEANSKAITTSDSMLEIVNGLKR from the coding sequence ATGATGAGATCACTTTACACTGCGGCCACTGGCATGATAGCTCAGCAGACGCAGATAGACGTAACCTCACACAACATCGCAAATGTAAATACTTATGGATACAAAAAAAATAGGGCTGAATTTGCTGATCTTATGTATCAAGTCATGGAGTACGCAGGTACGGCTACAAGCCAGACGACTACAAGCCCAACTGGTATCGAGGTGGGTCTTGGTGTGCGTCCAACGGCGATAAATAAAATTTTTTCTCAGGGCTATTTTAAAGAGACCAGCAATAACCTAGATATGGTAATAGCTGGCAACGGATTTTTTCAAATTCAACTCCCTGATGGCACGACAGCCTATACTAGAAACGGCGCATTTAAGCTTGACGCAAACGGCACGATCGTAAATAGCGATGGCTATCAGCTGATCCCTCAGATCACCGTACCTGCAAATGCTACGCAAATTTCAATAGGCACAGATGGCACCGTGTCAGTGCTCCAAGCAGGTGAGAGAGAGATGGCTCAGATAGGTCAGATCGAGTTAGCAAACTTTATAAACCCAGCTGGCCTTCACTCGATGGGCGACAACAACTATCTAGAAACAAGCGCTAGCGGTAACGTGGTGGTAGGTGTGGCAGGACTTGACGGACTTGGTACTATAAGACAAGGATTTGTCGAGATGAGTAACGTCCAGCTGGTTGAAGAGATGACTGATCTTATCACTGGACAGCGTGCATACGAGGCAAACTCAAAGGCTATAACCACGAGTGACTCGATGCTTGAAATAGTAAATGGGCTTAAAAGGTAG
- a CDS encoding DUF4299 family protein, giving the protein MSVIFSVKNKKKLFGRYTKALSEREISEFIEGFCFFNGQNDEPSELSLNENVMISGVWQKSACGFELSYEDGKYIVRVCTPSGVGDWQIALELLSKLSAQTGSKIERDNEEIYDSEQILKFDYEADIMWGLEALKDAKEKNQTLYIYGVERDVAFDAVMIDEIFASASPVAKFDEMMRQVQYLDAYSARENLYEDKNGNEIFGAYTLSENLPTILPYAPSPSWQAQEALGERKVSRWILTLVVGVEDSDAHVLGECEYGAFMKNLPKEKYRFIDAANVLVEPLSEEEMREIFKKVNEA; this is encoded by the coding sequence ATGAGCGTAATATTTAGTGTAAAAAACAAAAAGAAGCTGTTTGGCAGATATACAAAGGCACTTAGCGAGCGTGAAATTTCAGAGTTTATAGAGGGATTTTGCTTTTTTAATGGTCAAAACGACGAGCCGAGCGAGCTTTCGCTAAACGAAAACGTGATGATATCAGGCGTATGGCAAAAGAGCGCTTGCGGCTTTGAACTAAGCTACGAAGACGGCAAATATATCGTCCGAGTCTGCACTCCAAGCGGCGTTGGCGACTGGCAGATCGCGCTTGAACTACTCTCAAAGCTCTCAGCCCAAACCGGCTCGAAAATAGAGCGCGACAATGAAGAAATTTACGATAGCGAGCAAATTTTAAAATTTGATTATGAAGCTGACATAATGTGGGGGCTTGAAGCTCTAAAGGACGCAAAAGAGAAAAATCAAACGCTTTATATCTATGGCGTGGAGCGTGACGTGGCGTTTGACGCGGTTATGATAGATGAAATTTTTGCAAGTGCCAGCCCTGTGGCTAAATTTGATGAGATGATGAGGCAGGTGCAGTACCTTGACGCTTATAGCGCAAGAGAGAATTTATACGAAGATAAAAACGGCAACGAAATTTTTGGTGCATATACGCTTAGTGAAAATTTACCGACCATCTTGCCTTACGCTCCCTCTCCTTCGTGGCAAGCACAAGAAGCCCTAGGTGAACGCAAGGTCTCACGCTGGATACTTACGCTAGTAGTGGGTGTGGAAGATAGTGATGCACATGTGCTTGGTGAGTGTGAATATGGTGCTTTCATGAAAAATTTACCAAAAGAAAAATACCGATTCATCGATGCGGCAAATGTGCTAGTTGAGCCACTGAGTGAAGAAGAGATGAGAGAAATTTTTAAAAAGGTAAATGAAGCTTAG
- a CDS encoding DsrE/DsrF/TusD sulfur relay family protein yields the protein MKKFLFILTNQPYNGTDNAYNALRLAKTLKEKGEEVRIFLMNNAVDLARNSTKKPENYDVDLVAMLKELYASGAMLKVCGSCQTRCGLHAGEPYFEAEVKGSMDILSEWVRQCDQAMTF from the coding sequence ATGAAAAAATTTCTATTTATACTTACAAATCAACCATACAACGGTACCGACAATGCTTACAACGCATTAAGGCTAGCTAAAACGCTAAAAGAAAAAGGCGAAGAGGTTAGAATTTTTCTAATGAACAACGCGGTCGATCTTGCGCGAAATAGCACCAAAAAGCCGGAAAACTACGACGTAGATCTAGTAGCGATGTTAAAAGAGCTATACGCTAGCGGCGCTATGTTAAAGGTTTGCGGTAGCTGCCAAACGAGGTGCGGTTTGCATGCGGGAGAGCCTTATTTCGAGGCTGAGGTGAAAGGCAGCATGGATATCTTGTCCGAGTGGGTTAGGCAGTGCGATCAAGCGATGACGTTTTAG
- a CDS encoding branched-chain amino acid transporter permease, with protein MISVSSSEMVLFVAVLLSALATFITRATPFYVLKNYKSNPYLDAIEKHMGMMIMVVLVCYGLKDTKFSEFSYGLSEIAAVFTAVLVHIKFKNALLSIVISTGIYMLLIRIF; from the coding sequence TTGATAAGCGTAAGCTCAAGCGAGATGGTACTTTTTGTGGCGGTGCTTTTAAGTGCTCTAGCTACTTTTATAACGAGAGCAACGCCGTTTTATGTACTGAAAAACTATAAGTCAAACCCTTATTTAGACGCCATTGAGAAGCATATGGGTATGATGATAATGGTCGTTTTGGTCTGCTACGGCTTAAAAGATACGAAATTTAGTGAGTTTTCATATGGACTAAGCGAGATAGCAGCGGTTTTTACGGCTGTTTTAGTGCATATAAAGTTTAAAAACGCCCTTCTTAGCATAGTTATTTCAACCGGAATTTATATGCTTTTGATAAGAATTTTTTAA
- a CDS encoding flagellar hook-basal body protein, translating to MQNGYYQATAGMVTQFNRLNVISNNLANVNTIGYKRNDVVIGDFARIFKETQDELPLKNHTKDGAKFLNRTLNRVPQVSEEYTDFSAGGFKYSSNTLDFAIKRDDAFFLVDTPNGVKLSKNGSFSLDGDGYIVTKEGYKVLPSGYEAQNPGQRGIQVPQGEVLTADKNGNLYSNNNQFSKFFIAQPREIRDLKKVGDNLFETRNFDDITELDEADSVMQGYAQMSNVNPVLEMVGLIETQRLVDMYQKVMTSHMSDLNQDAVQKLALKA from the coding sequence ATGCAAAATGGTTATTATCAAGCCACTGCTGGCATGGTAACGCAGTTTAACAGATTAAACGTTATCTCAAATAATCTTGCAAATGTAAATACGATTGGCTACAAGAGAAATGACGTAGTTATCGGAGATTTTGCGAGAATTTTTAAAGAGACACAAGATGAGCTTCCACTTAAAAATCACACAAAAGATGGAGCTAAATTTTTAAATAGAACTCTTAACCGCGTGCCACAAGTGAGCGAAGAGTATACCGACTTTAGTGCTGGTGGTTTTAAATACAGCTCAAATACGCTTGATTTTGCGATAAAAAGAGATGATGCATTTTTCTTAGTTGACACTCCAAATGGTGTAAAACTTAGCAAAAATGGCTCTTTTAGCCTTGATGGTGATGGTTATATCGTCACAAAGGAGGGCTATAAGGTTTTACCAAGTGGCTATGAGGCACAAAACCCTGGACAAAGAGGCATTCAGGTACCACAAGGTGAGGTACTAACTGCTGATAAAAATGGAAATTTATACTCAAATAATAATCAATTTTCTAAATTTTTTATCGCCCAACCAAGGGAAATAAGAGATCTTAAAAAGGTCGGCGACAACCTCTTTGAAACGAGAAATTTTGACGACATAACCGAGCTTGATGAAGCTGATAGTGTAATGCAAGGATATGCTCAGATGTCAAACGTAAACCCAGTTTTAGAAATGGTGGGTCTAATAGAAACCCAGCGCTTAGTTGATATGTATCAAAAGGTTATGACAAGCCACATGAGTGATCTTAACCAAGATGCTGTTCAAAAACTAGCCCTAAAAGCTTAA
- a CDS encoding AzlC family ABC transporter permease: MTFNYVFKLSIPIFMGFFPLGIAFGILAKSMGISAFIAMALSMLGYGGAAQFMMLSLFSVGTSYVEVFIVSYLVNLRHTFYGISLLKEYSGIKFRLLNISLLTDETFAIFKNLGLKDASDRSFVFTWLNVLSWSYWATGTLFGAILGDLIKADTKGLEFSLTSLFIVIVIEMFKNDKNYRVLFAATFFGVLGVSLFPAKFVLVGSMALCFIFLLLFKDKI, from the coding sequence TTGACATTTAACTACGTTTTTAAACTATCCATTCCTATCTTTATGGGTTTTTTCCCTCTTGGCATCGCCTTTGGCATTTTGGCTAAAAGCATGGGCATTAGCGCATTTATTGCCATGGCGCTTAGTATGCTTGGATATGGCGGAGCAGCGCAGTTTATGATGCTCTCGCTCTTTAGCGTCGGCACGAGCTATGTTGAGGTCTTTATCGTGAGCTACCTTGTAAATTTGCGCCACACTTTTTATGGAATTTCACTTTTAAAAGAGTATAGCGGGATAAAATTTAGACTTTTAAATATCTCGCTATTAACAGATGAGACCTTTGCGATATTTAAAAATTTAGGGCTAAAGGATGCAAGTGATCGCAGTTTTGTCTTTACCTGGCTAAACGTACTTTCTTGGTCTTACTGGGCGACTGGAACGCTATTTGGAGCGATACTTGGTGATCTTATAAAGGCCGATACAAAGGGTCTTGAGTTTAGTTTGACCTCGCTTTTTATAGTGATTGTCATCGAGATGTTTAAAAATGATAAAAACTACCGCGTGCTCTTTGCGGCGACCTTTTTTGGCGTGCTTGGAGTGAGTTTGTTTCCAGCTAAATTTGTGCTTGTTGGCTCGATGGCGCTTTGTTTTATATTTTTGCTTTTGTTCAAGGATAAAATTTGA